A stretch of Ferribacterium limneticum DNA encodes these proteins:
- a CDS encoding YjfB family protein produces the protein MDIASVSSLTTALSQAKTGDAVGTLVLKKAMDIQAQNALQLLQAVPQVASNPPNLGNSIDVKA, from the coding sequence ATGGATATTGCTTCTGTAAGCAGTTTGACGACGGCCCTGTCGCAGGCAAAGACTGGTGATGCTGTTGGTACGCTGGTACTCAAGAAGGCGATGGATATTCAGGCGCAGAACGCCCTGCAGTTGTTGCAGGCAGTGCCGCAGGTGGCGAGCAATCCGCCAAATCTCGGCAACAGCATCGACGTCAAGGCCTGA
- a CDS encoding class I SAM-dependent methyltransferase: MNNLPIPAPEALAHSQRLHQAIVDEIAASGGWISFARFMELVLYAPGLGYYTAGARKFGAAGDFVTSPEMTPLFGQALARQVAQVMSESAPVVLEVGAGSGRLAADLLLALEHSKQLPERYFILDLSADLRQRQQQTIADAAPHLLSRVEWLDRLPEAFSGVVVANELLDAMPAHVVAWREHGIFDRGVAMDAAGHFIWSERPATGALLAAAEEIGAQCSLPPGFESEISLAVRAWAAEWGHRLEKGALLLIDYGFPRREFYHQQRGRGTLMCHYRHHAHPDPFYLPGLQDVTVHVDFTAVIAAAHAAGLDLLGYTNQGQFLLNCGILDRLADIPNGTPAYIRATGAVNTLLMPHEMGELFKVIAIGRGIDNDLCGFASGDQGWRL; the protein is encoded by the coding sequence ATGAATAATCTGCCGATTCCCGCTCCGGAGGCCCTGGCCCACAGCCAGCGTTTGCACCAGGCCATCGTGGACGAAATTGCTGCGTCGGGCGGCTGGATATCGTTTGCCCGCTTCATGGAGTTGGTGCTCTACGCGCCTGGCCTTGGTTATTACACCGCCGGGGCGCGCAAGTTTGGGGCGGCGGGAGATTTCGTCACTTCGCCGGAAATGACCCCCCTGTTCGGACAGGCGCTGGCTCGCCAGGTGGCTCAGGTGATGAGCGAGTCGGCGCCGGTGGTATTGGAGGTGGGGGCCGGCTCCGGGCGTCTGGCTGCAGACCTCTTGCTGGCGCTTGAGCACTCGAAGCAGTTACCCGAACGCTATTTCATTCTCGATCTCTCCGCCGACCTGCGCCAGCGCCAGCAGCAGACGATAGCCGACGCCGCACCGCATCTGCTGAGCCGGGTCGAATGGCTGGATCGTTTGCCCGAGGCTTTCTCGGGCGTGGTTGTGGCCAACGAGTTGCTCGATGCAATGCCGGCGCATGTTGTCGCCTGGCGCGAGCATGGCATTTTCGATCGTGGTGTGGCCATGGACGCGGCCGGGCATTTCATTTGGAGCGAACGTCCGGCCACGGGCGCCCTGCTCGCTGCAGCCGAGGAAATCGGCGCGCAATGCAGTCTGCCCCCCGGCTTCGAGAGCGAAATCAGTCTGGCCGTCCGGGCCTGGGCCGCGGAATGGGGGCATCGCCTGGAAAAAGGCGCCCTGTTACTGATCGATTACGGTTTTCCCCGTCGCGAGTTCTATCACCAGCAACGCGGTCGCGGCACGCTGATGTGCCATTACCGCCACCATGCCCATCCCGATCCCTTCTACCTGCCGGGCCTGCAGGACGTTACGGTACATGTTGATTTCACGGCGGTGATTGCGGCGGCTCATGCGGCCGGGCTGGATTTGCTTGGCTACACGAACCAGGGGCAGTTTCTGCTCAACTGCGGGATTCTGGATCGCCTGGCCGACATTCCCAATGGCACCCCGGCCTATATCCGTGCAACCGGGGCGGTCAATACGCTATTGATGCCCCATGAGATGGGCGAGCTGTTCAAGGTGATTGCCATCGGTCGTGGCATTGATAACGACTTGTGCGGTTTTGCCAGCGGCGACCAGGGCTGGCGCCTGTAA